CGGGTTGCGTTGCAGCAGCGCCAGCACCTCGTCGCGGAGTTCCCCCTTGCGGCGTCGGGGCTGGGCCGGCTTCCGGCGGCCGTCGCGCTCCTGCGTGCCGGTTTCCGGCCCGGCCACTGCCGGTGCCTGGTGCTCGCCTCGCGCCGTCGAGTCGGTTGCCAACCCGCCGACCCGGTCGTCGGCGCGCGGTTCACCGGCCGGCTGGTCCCGCGTGGTGCTGCTTGACGCCGGTGGATCGGTCTCCGGCGCCGATTCACTCTCCAGTCCGGTCATCGGCCCCGGCTCGGGCTCGGCCTGCGGCGTGTCGGCCTGCTCGACGGTTCCGGCTGGGCCTGCCGCTTCGGTCGGCGTGGGGCTGGCCTGGCCGGCGTCCGCCGTCGAGTCGCCGGTCTGCTGGTCGGCAGGCGGTTTCCCAGGTGTCTGGCCCTCGGCGGGTGCTCCGGCGCCGGGCTCGGGTTCCGCCTCGGGGCGGAGGTCGGCTCGCTGCTGCGACTCGCCCCAGGCCGGGTCGTCGGCACCCGTCGAGGCAGCCGGTGGCAGCTGCGTGCTGGTACTGCCGGCGACGACCGACGCGGCTGCCGCCTTGCCGGTTTCGGTCAGCTGCCACAGCGTCGTGCGCTGCTCGGCGCGGACCCGCTCGGCGTGGCCCGCGCTTTCTAGCTCTCGCAGCTTGGGGGTGGTCGTGGGGTAGGCGATGCCGACGGACTCGCCGATGCTTGCGGCGGTGGCCGGACCGAGCTCGGCGAGCGCGGTCAGCACCCGCTCCAGGGTGGACGGGGTCTTGGTGCTGTCGATCATGCGACGGGTTTCCTTTCTCCCTGCTACCAGGGCGCGAGGACGAGGCGTGGACTCATGCACGCTTCGAAGCGGGGTTCGATCAAGTCGTTGGGGTGGACTCCCGCGTACGCCGGGCCGCGACAGCCAGTGCGGTCGTGGGGCGACCTGGTGTCGCGGCCCGCGTTCGCGCTCCGCAGGGCTAGTGGGCGCCGTTGTAGACGTCGTGGACGGCCGGAGGGATCGCCCCTCGGGTCCGGGGCTCGGGCAGGTGGTGCTCCTGCCAGTGGGTGGCCCACCACTGCCGGACGCGGGCGTTGAGGGCGCGGCGGTCCGCGCTGGTGCCGTGGCCGGTCTGCTTTCCCGCCGTCGATTTCGGCATGCGGCGGGCGGCGGCGATGAAGGGCTGGAAGGCGGCGGCCATCCGGTCGAAGTTGGGGCGGGACAGGTCGATCTCGTACCACACGCCGTTGAAGGCGAACCGGTAGCTGTCGACCTCGTCGGTGGATCCGTCGAGGTCGTCGTAGACAACGCTGATCGTTTTGATGGCCATCGGGCCGTGTCCTCTCGATAGGAGATGTAAAAGAGCCCCCGGCCGGGTACGGCGGCGGGGGCGGTCCGACGTGGGGTTCCCGGCCAAGGGACAGGCGGGTTCGGTGGGGCTCTGGCCACGGGCGACGGCGGCTTATCGGGCGCCGAGGCCGAGCTTGTCGCCGATGACGGGCCCCTGCCGTACGGCGGCGACCGCAGTGGGCAGGTGCCGGCGCTGCCACCCGTGCAGGGCAGCCGGCAGGTCGGCGCCGTAGCGGCGGTGCTGGGTGAGCGCGACGGCCAGTCCGGCGGCCTGTTCGATGCCGTTGTTGGCGCCACGGGCGGTGTGTGGGCGTACCGGGGCGAGGGCGTCGCCGAGCAGGACGGCGTGCCCGTCGCCGACCGGCCACACCATTCGGGTGGGTGGATCGATGTCCAGCACCGGTACGGCCATGCGGGCGGTCGTGGCGTGCACGACGCCGCGTGGTTGGACGGGAGCAGCTGGTCGGCGTGCTCGTCGACGTGGGTGCGGGCGGCCGGGGTGATGTGCTGAGGCAGGGCGAAGACCCGGCGGGTGGGTTTCGCGCCGAAGCGCTGCTCGTAGTCGGCGGCGGTACAGCCGAGGTAGAAGGTCCAGTCGCAGCCGCCGGGCACCGGCGCGATGTTGAACTGCGCTCCGGGGCAGGGCTCCAACCGGACGAAGTCCCGCAGGTCGGGTTGCGGGGTGCTGGTCGCGATGCCGCGGTGGGCGACGTAGCCGGCGTAGCGCAGCTTGCGGCCCGGGTCCAGCAGGCGGCGGCCGATCGAGCTTCGGCCGTCGGCGAACACGACCAGGTCGGCCGTTTCGGTGCGCCCGTCGGTGAACTGCAGGATGGGCCGGCCGGCATGGTGGGTCAGGCCGGTGACCCGCATTCCTCTACGCAGGGCGCTTGCCGGGACCCGGGCGGCCAACGCGCGGTGCAGCAGGGTCCAGGTGGTGTTACGGCCGGGGTAGGTGCGAAGGACGGCTTGTTCCGGCTGGCGGTCGCGGATCGCGACCTGCCGGATCGTCTCGGAGTCGTAGGCGATGAACTCGCGCTGCGGGATGTCGAGGCGGTCGAGCACGTCGAGCGCGGTGTGTTCCAGGCCGATGAGCCCGCCGCCCAGCGGGGCGGAAGCCGGCGTGGCTTCGTAGACGGCGACGTCGAAGCCGGCCCGCAGCAACAGCAGGGCGGTGACGGGGCCGGTCAGGCTGCCGCCGATCACGGCGACGCTCAGCCGGCGGGTGCCACCGGTGGTGCGGGCGGCCGGAGCGGGGTTGAAGTCCATCAGGGTTCCCTTCTGCGGGAGGTGGGAACCCAGGCACAGCCGTACGGCCGTGCCCGGGGTGCGCGGTGTGCGCGGGTCGGCCGGGCTACGGCCAGGTCGTGCGAGTTGAGGTGGTGCGAGACTTCCGGCGGCCGGCTCAGCCGACGCCGGAGGCGGTCAGCAGCCGGGGCTGGGAAGCCCGGCGAGGATGGTGTGGGAGCGGCCGAGGAATCGGTCTGCCACGTCGAAGCCCTTGTCGACGATCACTGCTGATCCACTCCGCTGGAAGAGGTATAGGGCGGCCCTTGCACGGGCCGGGCTTGGTGGCATGCCCCAGCCTGGGGCACCCGGCGGGACCGCCATGCGCGGCGCCGGGCGATGGCCGGCCGCAGGCCAGCGTCGGCGTCGATGGTGAACATGTCGAAGCCGGCGGTGTGGCCGGCGCGGAGCAGGTCGATCAGCCTGGTGTCGTCGAGGAGGGCGATCTGCGCCTGTATCGGGCGGTGGTGGCGTGGTGGGCTGCCGAGCCATTCGGTCCAGGTGATGCCGTGGCCGTAGCGGCGACCGGGGGTGGTGCTGCGGAAAGGCTCCGCGCTGAGGCTGTACTCGGACAGGCTCGGGTGGAAGTTCCCGTCGATGTAGAGCCGGTCGTCGAGGTCTCCGCTGCAGTCACGCATGAGGTGCAGCGCGGGCGGAGCGTGGGTGTCGACGTTGCCGTCGAAGTCGAGCCGGTGGCGCGTGCTGATCGCGGTTTCGGCCAGGTGCAGCACGGTCGCCAGGTCGAACCAGAGCCGTAGAAACATGCGGATCGATCCCTTCAGGTGTCGTGGGAGTTGGTGGCTGGTGGGTGGAGCCGGTCGGGCAGCAACACAGGTCCCCTTGGGTACGAGGGATGTGTGGCTGGCCCGACCGGTCCAGGTGTTGCGGTCGACGCTCAGAGGCGGTGCGGACGCGCGAGCGCGCGGACGCCGATGATCGATCCGTCCAGGTCTCGGACGGTGTCGTGGCAGACCAGCACGTCGTCGCGGCCGTACGCGGCGAGGCCGACGACCAGGGACACCAGGTAGTAGGTGCCCTCGACCGGCGGCGGTAGCGGCGGGACGCCGTCGTCGGCCGCACCGAAGGCGACTCGCTCGACGGGGACGCCGAGATCGAGGTCGTCGGGTCCGATGACCCGTTGGCCCAACCTCACCGGTTGGTGCTGCGTGGATGGGGTGATCACGCGCAGCGGCGTGACGCTGCCCGGCTCGATGCGATCCGGGGTGTCACTCGGGAAGATTCGGACAGGGTGCGGCGTCAGGTTGACGATCTCCGCCATCAAGGTCCTCCGATCATCGTTGGAGTTGCTGTCTGGTCCCGCCGTGGGCGGAGCCGGTCGGGCCGCAGCGAAGTCCCTTTCGGGTTCAGGGGGACGCCGCCTGCTGGCCCGACCGGCTTGCGGTCAGGAGTCGTGCAGGGTGACGGCGAACAGCCGCTGGGACTCGTCGAGCGACTCCAGGTAGCGGGCTGCCTGCTCCAGGTAGGTGATCCGGTCGGCGAAGAACGCGCTGGCCGGTTGCATCCGGTCGCCGGCCTCGGTGAGGAAGGCGTCGGTGCACAGCGCCCAGAGGGCGTGGTAGTTGGCGTACGCGCTGGCGCCGGCCTGGAAGATCTCCAGGTCTCCGACATCGAGTTGCCCCGGGCCGTAGGTGACGGCGTTGTGCATGCGCATGACCTGCACCCGCGGCTGCCGGTTGAACTCGGCGGTCGCGGTGTCCATCGGGTACGCCGACGGGTCGGACAGGTGCTTCTGCAGGAAGTTCGGCCACGGGGTGGCGGCCTTCGTTCCCGCGACGACGCGGGCCCAGTGCGCGTGACGCACGCTGGCCCCGACGTAGGCGCCGTGACGCATGCCGGCCAGATCGAGCAGGCCGATGGGGCCTCCGGCGCAGTACCGGGGTCCGGTCTTGGCCTTGCGCAGGTCGATGAGCTGACGTCGCTGCCATGGGTAGATGGCCGGGGAGGCCCAGTACCGGGGGCAGCTCGTACCCGAGACGCCGAGGTGCCGTTCGAGGTTCCGGGTGCTGTCGAGCACCTGGGACAGCTCGTCGGTGACGCAGACGATCATGGTGCGAACGACTGCGTCCGGGATGACGGTGGTGGCCGCGGCGGCCGTCCTCTTGTTCATGCGGGTCTCCTTCGGGGTTGGGCGTGCTGTGGGCACGCGGAGATAGCCGGTCCACTGGGTGCGTGGCGCCGGCTGGTGGGTGGGTTGGGGTTGGTGCGAGGTGGTGGGCGCGACCGTCGGGGTTCGTCGCGGGCTGCTGGGCCGACCGGCCGCGAGGGCGGGTGGGCGTCAGGTGCCGGAATGCGGCGAAGGGTCCGAGGGTGGGACCTACCGGGTGGAGATATATGTGGGTGTTGTGGTGCCGAGAACCGTAGCGGCCTGATCTGTCAGCGCTCGTCGAGCCGCAGATCCCGTACATGGCCGCTGAGCTGCACTGTCAGATAGGAGCGGTGGTCAAGGACGGCGACGTGCCGGCTCTTGACAGATCACCGCGATCGGACAGGTGGGGTATGCGGTCTGCCAGGTGCGCGTGTCGGTCAGAGAGGCGTGTGGGCGACCTGTTCGGTGGGCGGCTCGGTGTCGCGGCGGACGAACCGGTTCGGATTCGTGGCCGCGTACGGGCCGTGGTCGCTGGGGAGTTCGTGCAGACGTCGGAGCCGGTCGGCGTCGCTGGTCAGGGTCCAGACGGGCCCTGCGGGGTCGGTGCCGTGCACGGCGGTGGCCATCGGCATCCGCGCGGACGTACCGGCGAGCGCGTCGAGGAGGTTGCGTTCGCGGCCCTGGCTGGGAACCCAGAACAGGACCGGGTAGCGGGGGCCGAACTCGGTCACCCGCTCGTAGGCGCGCAGCTTGGCCAGCACTCTGCCGAGGGGTTCGGTGCCGTTGTCGTGCTCGAGGAAGAACCCGACCGTGGTATCGCCGACGGTCCACACACCGTGGCCGTCAGGCTGGACCCCGGCGCCGCCGTAGGCGTCGGTGGCGTGCTGTTCGGACCACCACCGCTCCAGGCGCGCCAGCGGATGGGTGCGGGCGTGGGCGAGCAGGTCGGTGAAGAAGTCGTTGACGCCGAGCAGGTGGCGCAGCTTGCGGCTGCCGACAATCCGGTCGGCCCGGTCGCGGCTGCTGCGCGGCGGTTTCGCGGCGGGGCTGTCGGGGTCGTGGTAGGCGTCGCGGTGCAGTCGCAGGCCGAGCGGCCCGAGCGCGTACAGGTACTGGGTGGAGCCTGCGGCGCTGGTGTCGACGAACCGGTCGACGGCGGCGATGCGGTGCAGCAGGGTCAGCCGCAGACGGGCGCTGCGGTCGGAGGGGAACAGGGCCTTGGTGACCTGGCGTGTGGACAGTAGGTAGTGCTCGGCGAGCCAGGACAACAGCAGCCGGTCGCGTGGGGTGAGGCGACGGGTGTGCAGGTACGGGTCGGACGAGGGCGAGCGAGGCGGAAGACGGCTGGACACGGCAGGTACTCCAGGGGGAGGAGAGCCCTCCATACGGAGGGTGTCTGAGTGGGGTTCGACCACAGTGGCTGGCTGACAGGCCGCAGTGCGGCAGCAACCGACCACCACCGGTGATCTGTCGGCCGGTGCCGGAGATGAGGGTGGAAGGGGTGGCGGATCCCCACAGGGATCCCGCTACGGAAGCCGGTGCCTGTCGCGGTGACAGATCGGTCAGGACGGATTCTTGCCGCCTCTGCGGCGCCGGTCGTCCGGTTTCTGGCTGTGCTGCTTGACCAGGGCGTCGATGGCGGACGGGTCCTGGACGGGAACCGCCTTGGCGACCTGCTGGCGGATCGCGGTGGCCTCACCGACCACCGGCAGTGGCGGTCGGGTCCGCATGGTGAACGCAGGTGTCTGCCGGCCGTTGACGACCAGGCGACCGACCGCCGTGTACGCGTCGAGGTGGGACAGGTCGTGCTCGTCGAGTTCCGGCAGGGTGTGCCGGGCCAGCACGCGGGCGTCTTCCGGCGCGACACTGAAGTAGATCTTGTTTCGGGCGTTCGCGGATACGGCGGCGAGGAGTTCCCGGGGGAACTGGGCGAGGTCCTGATGGGCGAGGGTCATCGCGAGCCGGTACTTGCGGGCCTCGGCCAGCATCGTGTCCAGGCTCGCGGCGAGGGTGAGGAAGTTCTGGCACTCGTCGAGATAGATCGAGCAGTCCTTACGCCGGTCGGCGGGGATGCTGGCGCGAGCGGTCGCGGCCTGCCACACGCGGGCCAGGATCAGCGAGCCGAGCAGCCGGCTGGTGTCCTCGCCCAGTTCTCCCTTCGGGATCCGCACCAGCAGCACCCCGCCGTCGAGGACCTTCGACATGTCGAAGCTGGACCTGGGGTAGCGCATCGTCTTGCGGACGAAATCCCTGAGGAGGAAGGCGCGCAGCCGGGCCAGGACGGGGCCGATGATCTGCGACCGCAGCGCGGGGGAGAGGTCGTCGTACCACTGCCAGAAGCCGTGCAGCCCGTCCGGGTCGTTCAGGTCCACGGTCATCGCCGACCGGAACTGGGCGCTGTTGAGCAGCGGCGGGATGTGCTGGAGGGTGACGTTGGCGTGCCGCAGCAACGTCAGGCAGGACACGCGCATCACGTCGTCCATCCGGGGCCCCCACGCCTTGGAGAAGATCGAGCCGAAGATGCTGACGAGGTTGTCGACGACCAGGTCCGGGTCGTCGCCTTCGAGGGGGTTCATCGCGGGCGGGTTGGGCTGGGCTGGGTCGAACAGCACCACCCGGTCGGCCATGGTTGTGGGGATCCGGTCGAGGACGTCGAGGACGAGGTCGCCGTGCGGGTCGAGCACGATGGTGCCGCGGCCGGCCTTGATGTCGTCGATGATCAGGTTGGCGAGCAGGGTGGTCTTGCCGGAGCCGGTCTGCCCGACCATGTGGGTGTGGTAGCGGGCGTCTGCCACGGACAGCGCGACGGCATGGCCGCCGACCTCGGCGTCGCCGAGGACCTTGCGTCCCCGTCCACCGGTCGGCACAGCGACCGGGACCGGCATCGACTTGGCGCGGGCGCGGTCCAGGCCAGGCACGGCCAGGTCGCGGGGCAGCCCCGCCAACGCGGCGAGTTCGGGGGCCGAGGTGAGGAACCCGGCGCCGAGCCGCCGCGCGGCCAGGACCGCGACGGGCCGAGGCATCCGGGTTCGGTGGGCGAGCCGGTTCCGCCCCGCGTAGACGGCGAACGAGGACGCGACCGCGTCGGCGACGCCCCGCAGCCGGTGGTTGGGCAGGGTGCCGTCCCGGTGGGCGCGGGACGCGATCGCGTACCGGATGCTGGTCTCCCACAACTGGTGGGAGGTCTTGTCGAGGACCGCCCGCACGTCCCGCTCGACGGTCGGGTCCCGGCGGCTGGCCGGCGCCGCGCTGGCATGGCTGCGCGAGCGTCCAGGCAGGAAGATCTCGATCAGCTCGATCAACGGCCCAGCCAGATTGACCGACGGCACGGCGGTCTTGCCCTGCCGCAGCCGCCCGGCGGCGCGCCGGGCACGCCCCGCGCGGCGGGGCGCGGCAGGGCGGGCGAGGACCTGCACACAGGCGCACTCGCCGTCCCGGAGCTGGGCGCCCGCGGCCATCAGGGCGCGCAGCGGGTCGGCATGGTGGTCGCTGGTGAACGGGAGCCACTCGGCGGCCACGGGCAGCAGGTGACCACCCACCGCAGCGGCTGTGTCGGCGGGGACGGGGTCCGGGGCGGGTTCGCTGGTGGTGGTTGCGGCGCCCGGCCACGCCGCGCGAACGGCGGCCTCGACCGCCCCGTTCGGGACGGTGCCGGGCACCCACAGGGAAATGATCAGCTGCCGGCCGGTCCAGGCGTACTGCAGGACAACGTGCGGGGTGCCGTAGAGCAGCCGTCGACGGCGGGACGGGGTGAAGATGCCGGCCAGGTTCGCCCACAGGGCGGCGGCACCGTGCTCATCGACCTCGGGCGGCGGGGCGATGGTCACCAGCCGGGAACCCGTGGCGTGATAATGGTGTCGCCACAGCGTGGCGAGGCTCCGGCCGGCGACCCAGATACAGACCAGGCCGGCGGCGACGCCGAGCAGCCACGGCCGCTCGATGACCCAGTCCGCTGCACCCGGTATCCAGCGAGTTGTCGGTAGCGGGGGGGTCGTCGAGCCGGGATCGAGGCTGGTCGAAGTGATCGACGGCAAGGGCATGAGGGAGGTCATGAGGGGCGTCCTTTGCGGATGTGCGCGCGGCAGGACGCGATGACGCACCCCGAATGAGTGCGGAACATCGCTGCCGGCGGCGTCATTGGGCTGGCCTAGGCGTTGTCGTCGTCGGCTAGGTCGAGCGGAGCGCGCTAACTGCTGGTTAACGCTGACATTGAGTCCGAACAGTGACACTTTGCTAGTCGCTGCAGGTCACGTGGATCAGGTTGGGGGCATGCCCTTCGGAGGATTCCCCCGTATTGTCGCTGCGATCACGTCCCGCCCGGTGGTGCTACTCGTGATCGCCGTCTTGGTGTTGGTGGTCGTGCGCCAAGACGGCTCGTCGGGCAGTCGGCCGAGCGCCGCTCGAGCCTCGCTGCCCAAGGGTGGGATCGTCTCTCCATGGGAATTAGCAGTGGGCAGCTTCAGCGGGACCGCGATCGATGAGCAGTCCGACAGCATTGCACTGACAAACTATGGGGTCGGGCCGAACGAGCCGAACCAGCTACAGGTGGTCGACCTAGTACGGGGTACGGTGCGTTGGGCGGTCACTGCTGATGTCACGTGGGTGACGAACCCGGACGGGACGCTGGCGGCCACCCCCGATGGACTCGCCTTCCTAACCACGGACGTGTTATACGGGAACGACCCGGTGTACGGAGTGCAGCTATCTACAGGCGAACTGGTATGGCGCGCGCGGCCCAGTTCGAACTCGGAGCCACGCCTGGTGGGGGGCCTGCTTATGCTCGAGACTGACGCCGGCGTTCTCGCGCTCGATGCCAAGACCGGTGCGGAGCGGTGGCAGTGGACTGCAGACGACGATTGCGGTGAGTACGGGCCCGAGCTGAACGAAATGAACTCCGGAGGGATAACTGCGAAGTGCGGAGGTGCTATCTACCACATCAAGGTCGCCGACGGCACTACCGCGTGGAGATGGTCTGTCCGGAACGGATGCATCATCCGAAACGAATCCTCGGCCGCCGGAATCGTGGCCGCGATCGTGACCTGCGGAGACGACCAAGCGCTGCATGTTGTCGACGGCGACTCTGGGGCGCAACGCTGGTCGCGGGCGATCGACTGGGACAAGGAAGGAGCCGACCCGGCAGACCCGGACCAGGGAGCAGCCGGCGTCGCGGTGGTGTTGGCCGGGGATACCCCGATGGTCGCCGCTCTCGGTCCTGGCCAGGTCTACGCGGCCTTCGACGGGAAGCCTGTGCCGCTGCCACCTGGACTGGTCCCGGTTTACTACAGCGGATATCCAGGACCTGCCGGCCTGCTTCTGCAGAGAGACGACGGACGGGGCCTCACGCTGACTGTGGTCGACCCGGCCGCTGGTCATGTTGTGTGGGAACGGGCGTTGCCGTTCCCGGCCGAGCATAACCCCGAAGGAAAAGGAACCTACTTGTATCGTTTTGCCGGGGGAGTCCTGTATGTCGTGGGCGTTGTGCCCCTGCTCTGGCCTGCGGTAATCGCGCTCATTGATGGACAGTCCGGCGACATGACGCTCTCTGCGGCCGGGCGTGGCAACGTCGACTTGATCGGCACCGGCGTGGACGGGACGCTCTACTTGACCTACGGCCCATACGGCCAGAGCCGGCTCACCGCGCTACGAGTGACCGGCAGCTCCTCGGGGTTTCTGGGTAGCCAGCTGGGATCGGATCAATGGCCCGACGCGTGCCGGCTTCTCTCCGCAGCCCAGTACCGATCCGCGTATCCCGGTGTGACGCCAACCCTGCAGCCCGAGGCGTTGCGTCTACCCGGAGTGGAGCTGCCTGCCCCGCCACGCTGTCGCTATCTCCCCTCGGCCATCGACGGCACAGAGGTGACGGTCTCAGTAAGTTGGCTGGCGGACGCCGCCGACGAGGCCCGGCGAGTGGCCGAAGGACAGAATCCGTACGGCCGCGACCCCGTCGCGGTAGCTGTCGGCAAGGCGAAGCGCCCGGCGCTGCAATGGGATGACACGAACACCGGGGTTGACCTCATGGAGCGCATCCGGGTGTCGTTCGCCGTGGGCCGGTGCGTTGCCAACGTTGAGACGCTCGGCGACAGCAGTCCCTTGGTTGCACTCGCTGGATCAGTGGCGGACAGCCTGGCCAATCCGGTCGTGAGTCCGGGTTGTTCCGCGTAGCGCGGCTGGGGAAGGACACTCATGAGCAAGCGACGACGTTCTCAGCAACCACGCACCGCCCCAGCGGCTAGCAGCACGCCAGATGAGCAGAGCAAGCCCTTGTGGCGGCGCCTGAGCACTTGGATGATCACAACCCTGGGCGCTGTCGTGGCAGCTGCCGCTATCGCCGCGGTCACGGCATATATCAACCGACATGTACCACCGCCCCCGGAGCCGACGCCGACTCCCGGAAATGGGTTTGAGCCTGCGGTTCGCAGGATCCCGAAGTGCGGGCAGAGCTACGCCATCGGCCGGACTA
The nucleotide sequence above comes from Micromonospora pallida. Encoded proteins:
- a CDS encoding MarR family winged helix-turn-helix transcriptional regulator, translated to MIDSTKTPSTLERVLTALAELGPATAASIGESVGIAYPTTTPKLRELESAGHAERVRAEQRTTLWQLTETGKAAAASVVAGSTSTQLPPAASTGADDPAWGESQQRADLRPEAEPEPGAGAPAEGQTPGKPPADQQTGDSTADAGQASPTPTEAAGPAGTVEQADTPQAEPEPGPMTGLESESAPETDPPASSSTTRDQPAGEPRADDRVGGLATDSTARGEHQAPAVAGPETGTQERDGRRKPAQPRRRKGELRDEVLALLQRNPDTAYKVGEICKLINQARDGAQVNKASAGAVANALDKLVIAGNVTRLDTKVATYQAN
- a CDS encoding histone-like nucleoid-structuring protein Lsr2 yields the protein MAIKTISVVYDDLDGSTDEVDSYRFAFNGVWYEIDLSRPNFDRMAAAFQPFIAAARRMPKSTAGKQTGHGTSADRRALNARVRQWWATHWQEHHLPEPRTRGAIPPAVHDVYNGAH
- a CDS encoding replication-relaxation family protein, with protein sequence MSSRLPPRSPSSDPYLHTRRLTPRDRLLLSWLAEHYLLSTRQVTKALFPSDRSARLRLTLLHRIAAVDRFVDTSAAGSTQYLYALGPLGLRLHRDAYHDPDSPAAKPPRSSRDRADRIVGSRKLRHLLGVNDFFTDLLAHARTHPLARLERWWSEQHATDAYGGAGVQPDGHGVWTVGDTTVGFFLEHDNGTEPLGRVLAKLRAYERVTEFGPRYPVLFWVPSQGRERNLLDALAGTSARMPMATAVHGTDPAGPVWTLTSDADRLRRLHELPSDHGPYAATNPNRFVRRDTEPPTEQVAHTPL
- a CDS encoding type IV secretion system DNA-binding domain-containing protein, with amino-acid sequence MTSLMPLPSITSTSLDPGSTTPPLPTTRWIPGAADWVIERPWLLGVAAGLVCIWVAGRSLATLWRHHYHATGSRLVTIAPPPEVDEHGAAALWANLAGIFTPSRRRRLLYGTPHVVLQYAWTGRQLIISLWVPGTVPNGAVEAAVRAAWPGAATTTSEPAPDPVPADTAAAVGGHLLPVAAEWLPFTSDHHADPLRALMAAGAQLRDGECACVQVLARPAAPRRAGRARRAAGRLRQGKTAVPSVNLAGPLIELIEIFLPGRSRSHASAAPASRRDPTVERDVRAVLDKTSHQLWETSIRYAIASRAHRDGTLPNHRLRGVADAVASSFAVYAGRNRLAHRTRMPRPVAVLAARRLGAGFLTSAPELAALAGLPRDLAVPGLDRARAKSMPVPVAVPTGGRGRKVLGDAEVGGHAVALSVADARYHTHMVGQTGSGKTTLLANLIIDDIKAGRGTIVLDPHGDLVLDVLDRIPTTMADRVVLFDPAQPNPPAMNPLEGDDPDLVVDNLVSIFGSIFSKAWGPRMDDVMRVSCLTLLRHANVTLQHIPPLLNSAQFRSAMTVDLNDPDGLHGFWQWYDDLSPALRSQIIGPVLARLRAFLLRDFVRKTMRYPRSSFDMSKVLDGGVLLVRIPKGELGEDTSRLLGSLILARVWQAATARASIPADRRKDCSIYLDECQNFLTLAASLDTMLAEARKYRLAMTLAHQDLAQFPRELLAAVSANARNKIYFSVAPEDARVLARHTLPELDEHDLSHLDAYTAVGRLVVNGRQTPAFTMRTRPPLPVVGEATAIRQQVAKAVPVQDPSAIDALVKQHSQKPDDRRRRGGKNPS
- a CDS encoding PQQ-binding-like beta-propeller repeat protein yields the protein MIAVLVLVVVRQDGSSGSRPSAARASLPKGGIVSPWELAVGSFSGTAIDEQSDSIALTNYGVGPNEPNQLQVVDLVRGTVRWAVTADVTWVTNPDGTLAATPDGLAFLTTDVLYGNDPVYGVQLSTGELVWRARPSSNSEPRLVGGLLMLETDAGVLALDAKTGAERWQWTADDDCGEYGPELNEMNSGGITAKCGGAIYHIKVADGTTAWRWSVRNGCIIRNESSAAGIVAAIVTCGDDQALHVVDGDSGAQRWSRAIDWDKEGADPADPDQGAAGVAVVLAGDTPMVAALGPGQVYAAFDGKPVPLPPGLVPVYYSGYPGPAGLLLQRDDGRGLTLTVVDPAAGHVVWERALPFPAEHNPEGKGTYLYRFAGGVLYVVGVVPLLWPAVIALIDGQSGDMTLSAAGRGNVDLIGTGVDGTLYLTYGPYGQSRLTALRVTGSSSGFLGSQLGSDQWPDACRLLSAAQYRSAYPGVTPTLQPEALRLPGVELPAPPRCRYLPSAIDGTEVTVSVSWLADAADEARRVAEGQNPYGRDPVAVAVGKAKRPALQWDDTNTGVDLMERIRVSFAVGRCVANVETLGDSSPLVALAGSVADSLANPVVSPGCSA